The sequence below is a genomic window from Bosea sp. F3-2.
ACTCAGGGGTACCGAAGGCTCAGTAGTAGCCGCAGACCCGGCGATAGCCGATGACGTTGCCCCAGCGGTCGAAGCGCTCGACCAGATCGCAGGAACGGACGGGAGCGGCATAGTAGCCGTAGCCATAGGCGGGGCGGGTGGCCGAAGCGATGATGGCACCCGCGGCGAGCGCGCCGACCACACCAGCTCCGACGCCCCAGCCACCGTAGCCATAGCCCCAGCGCGGCCGCGCCTCGGCGCCGGAGGCGATGAAGATTGTGGCCAGCGTCGCAGCCGCGAGGGTGGCGGTCAGCGTCTTGCGGATGGTCGTCATGCTCGTCTCTCCCGACTGGTGCGAGAGCGAACAACTCGCCCTCCATGCCGATTGGTCGCGGGACGGGGCAGGGAGGTTCAATGCAGGCGGCGATTATTTTATCGGATCCGATCCGCGGGAATGCACAAGCCCCGGTCCCATCGGCAAATCAGCCTGCCGCTCTTGCGTAGTAGCGCAGCAATTTCAGTCCCTCAGGGCTATCCCAATCCGCTTCGCCGACGAGATAGCCGACGCTGCGCGCTTCATGATCGAGCACATAGGTCATCGGCAGGCCGTAGAGGGCGAACGGAGTCGGCTGGGTCGATTTCGGACCGGAGGCCACTGTCCCGGTCGCGTCGATGAAGGTCGAGAGGTCTGCAAGCCCGAGGCGCTTGAGATAGGTGGTCACGGTCGTCGCCGATTTGTCCAAGGATACTGGGAGGACGACGAAGGGCTCATGCGCCGCTCTTGCCTGCAGACGCTGCAGGATCGGCAGTTCGCGCCGGCAGGGTGGGCACCAGCTCGCCCAGAAGTTCAGGAGGATGGCCTTGCCGCGATAGGCGGAGAGAGGCTTGCTCCTGCCAGCGAGATCGGTGAGCGCGAGGGAGCTGGCTTCATCGGGCGGATCGAGCTGCACGAATTGCGAGGCGGGGCCGGCGAAGAGCGGTGGCTGCGCAAGGGCGGGCACGGCGGCAATCGGCGAGAGCAGCGTCAGGGCGAGGGCTTGGCGGCGCGTCGGCGAGGGGGCGGCGTTCGGGTCTGGTGCCGGTCCGCCGGTCTTGGAGTCAGGCATGGCCCCCCGCACCTAGCAGCTGGGGACGTCGAAGTGGAGCCGCCGCGACCTGCAGCTCACGAGGCTGTGATGCCCTCAGCCGGCGCGGCGGGTACCGGCGGGACACGCCCAAATTGAGGCACACATGGCGTCGAAACCGGCGGCG
It includes:
- a CDS encoding TlpA disulfide reductase family protein, encoding MPDSKTGGPAPDPNAAPSPTRRQALALTLLSPIAAVPALAQPPLFAGPASQFVQLDPPDEASSLALTDLAGRSKPLSAYRGKAILLNFWASWCPPCRRELPILQRLQARAAHEPFVVLPVSLDKSATTVTTYLKRLGLADLSTFIDATGTVASGPKSTQPTPFALYGLPMTYVLDHEARSVGYLVGEADWDSPEGLKLLRYYARAAG